One window of the Candidatus Eremiobacteraceae bacterium genome contains the following:
- the larC gene encoding nickel pincer cofactor biosynthesis protein LarC encodes MRIAYFDCFAGASGNMILGSLVDAGLSLDALERELRRLPVSGWTMNARPVHKRGLGALYLDVSVPGEDHDHDHDHDHHHAGHEGDAADHEHGPHRTLADVLAVIRGGALPEAVEKTARAIFHRLGEAEARVHRKPLSEIAFHEVGQIDAIVDIVGAALGLYMLDIDQVHCSPLPCGHGTISSAHGRLPSPAPATMELLRGAPTYDVDVDGELVTPTGAAILTTVATFAPRPPMTVRAIGYGSGRSDFPFANVLRVIIGDVAAAPSAGTAASPDAVEQIETNIDDMNPQAYEHVFERLFAAGALDVWTTPAHMKKGRPGILLTALAPAERAEAVIASLLTETTSIGIRHWTARRAVSARSIHTIETGIGAIRVKVVQTPAGPRARPEYDDVKAIAHRDGTALVDVMRVAERAADEWLTANPPTVAEDR; translated from the coding sequence GTGCGCATCGCGTACTTCGACTGTTTCGCCGGCGCGAGCGGGAACATGATCCTCGGATCGCTCGTGGATGCGGGCTTGAGCCTCGATGCGCTCGAGCGCGAACTCCGTCGCCTTCCCGTGAGCGGTTGGACGATGAACGCGAGGCCGGTTCATAAGCGCGGATTGGGTGCGCTGTACTTGGACGTGAGCGTTCCGGGCGAAGATCACGATCACGACCACGATCACGATCATCATCATGCCGGTCACGAGGGTGACGCAGCGGACCACGAACACGGACCGCATCGCACGCTTGCGGACGTGTTGGCAGTCATTCGCGGCGGTGCGCTGCCCGAGGCGGTCGAGAAGACCGCGCGTGCGATCTTCCATCGTCTCGGTGAAGCGGAAGCGCGCGTGCATCGCAAGCCGCTGAGCGAGATCGCTTTCCACGAGGTCGGACAGATAGACGCGATCGTGGACATCGTCGGCGCCGCCCTCGGCCTCTACATGCTCGATATCGACCAAGTCCATTGTTCGCCGCTGCCCTGCGGTCACGGAACGATCTCGTCTGCGCACGGGCGATTGCCGTCACCGGCGCCGGCCACGATGGAATTGCTGCGCGGCGCTCCGACGTACGACGTGGATGTGGATGGCGAACTCGTCACGCCGACGGGCGCGGCGATCCTGACAACGGTAGCGACGTTTGCGCCCCGCCCGCCCATGACGGTACGCGCGATCGGCTACGGAAGCGGACGTTCGGACTTCCCGTTCGCTAACGTGTTGCGCGTGATCATCGGCGACGTGGCGGCGGCGCCCAGCGCAGGAACGGCGGCCTCGCCGGACGCGGTCGAACAGATCGAGACGAACATCGACGACATGAATCCGCAGGCGTACGAACACGTCTTCGAGCGGCTGTTCGCTGCCGGCGCGCTCGATGTGTGGACGACGCCCGCCCACATGAAGAAGGGCAGGCCCGGCATACTCCTCACCGCGCTCGCGCCGGCCGAACGCGCCGAAGCGGTGATCGCTTCGCTGCTGACCGAGACGACCTCGATCGGCATTCGTCATTGGACGGCACGGCGCGCCGTAAGTGCGCGCAGCATCCACACGATCGAGACCGGCATCGGCGCGATTCGCGTGAAGGTCGTGCAGACGCCCGCCGGACCGCGCGCGCGCCCGGAGTACGACGACGTCAAGGCGATCGCGCACCGCGACGGCACGGCGCTCGTCGACGTGATGCGCGTCGCCGAACGCGCGGCAGATGAATGGCTTACGGCCAACCCGCCGACGGTCGCGGAAGATCGCTGA
- a CDS encoding oligosaccharide flippase family protein — MTARGEFDLRKLAGEAGLVVGSALLANLIGYLFHFIISRRIGPDQYGTLVAMLAIFGIIGVIGQALNNVAVQETAKLWVLHRDDHIAAFVRHAAPAALGVGAVVGLGILVASLPLGPYLHITRWDLWIAFAAFCMLNVVASFLRGAAQGAHRFGYFAASLLGESIVKLILALVLVAIGWQALGALGGFAGGIAFGAAILLPPFQRIAKPATYDVAEHDHLRLGGESSRVLGVSVCTAALMFVDTIFAKHHLTGVDAGYYGAAGTIARIIPYGVGLIGLILLPKAAAAQHASRSSLMRLLAVCFGAGLLVTGVVVAVLVTVPKLVIAVSYGATYAGAIPLLRLYGIDQGLLGACGLGFAYLIAVRDYRIGRFLIVAVALEAVLMALFGTTAVRLLTTAIIVNGLLLPAVAFCVWQALRDNRAASELPQAVMPPIAEV; from the coding sequence GTGACCGCGCGCGGAGAATTCGACCTTCGGAAGCTCGCGGGTGAGGCCGGCCTCGTAGTGGGCAGCGCGCTCCTCGCGAACCTCATCGGCTATCTGTTCCATTTCATCATCTCGCGCCGGATCGGGCCCGACCAGTATGGCACGCTCGTCGCGATGCTGGCGATCTTCGGCATCATCGGCGTGATCGGACAGGCGCTCAACAACGTCGCCGTTCAAGAGACCGCAAAGCTGTGGGTGCTGCATCGCGACGATCACATCGCTGCGTTCGTCCGCCATGCGGCCCCTGCGGCGCTCGGCGTCGGCGCGGTCGTAGGTCTCGGCATACTGGTCGCGAGCCTGCCGCTTGGTCCGTACCTCCACATCACTCGATGGGATCTCTGGATCGCGTTCGCCGCGTTCTGCATGCTCAACGTCGTCGCGTCGTTTCTTCGCGGAGCGGCACAAGGCGCGCATCGCTTTGGTTATTTCGCCGCCTCGCTGCTCGGCGAATCGATCGTGAAATTGATCCTTGCGCTTGTGCTCGTCGCGATCGGCTGGCAAGCGCTGGGCGCCCTCGGCGGATTCGCCGGCGGCATCGCCTTCGGGGCGGCGATTCTCTTGCCGCCGTTTCAACGCATCGCCAAACCGGCGACGTACGACGTCGCCGAACACGACCATCTGCGATTGGGCGGCGAATCGTCGCGGGTGCTCGGCGTGAGCGTGTGCACGGCGGCGTTGATGTTCGTCGATACGATCTTCGCCAAGCATCATCTGACTGGCGTCGATGCGGGCTACTACGGAGCCGCGGGCACGATCGCGCGCATCATCCCGTACGGCGTCGGTCTCATCGGACTCATCCTTTTGCCGAAAGCGGCCGCCGCGCAGCACGCGAGCCGGTCGTCGCTCATGCGGCTTCTCGCGGTATGCTTTGGCGCCGGCCTGCTGGTCACCGGCGTCGTCGTCGCGGTACTCGTCACCGTGCCGAAGCTCGTGATCGCCGTCTCATATGGAGCGACCTACGCGGGAGCGATCCCGCTGCTTCGGCTGTACGGCATCGATCAAGGCCTGCTCGGCGCGTGCGGTCTGGGATTTGCGTATCTCATCGCCGTGCGCGATTATCGCATCGGCCGCTTCCTCATCGTGGCCGTCGCGTTGGAGGCCGTGTTGATGGCGCTTTTCGGCACGACCGCGGTACGGTTGCTCACGACCGCTATCATAGTCAACGGCTTGCTCTTGCCTGCAGTGGCCTTTTGCGTGTGGCAAGCGCTGCGCGACAACCGCGCTGCGTCGGAGCTGCCGCAGGCCGTCATGCCCCCCATCGCCGAAGTTTGA
- the larE gene encoding ATP-dependent sacrificial sulfur transferase LarE gives MPEAELRSAIRGLGSAVIAYSGGVDSAVALAICVQELGASALGVTGVSPSMARGELEAAVAVGRAIGARHEILETREFDEVKYRANERDRCYHCKHELFSRLRALADERGIAHVVDGFNADDGIAALDVRPGRGAARALGVRSPLAETGFSKSDVRALAKKLGLSVWEKPATPCLSSRVPYGTRIEETDLRRIDLAESYLRASGFPVVRVRHYGTLARVEVPVADVNRLSEMRSRVERAFADVGYMQLEIDARGYRTGSLNE, from the coding sequence ATGCCTGAGGCCGAGCTTCGATCCGCCATCCGCGGCCTTGGGAGTGCTGTCATCGCTTACTCCGGTGGTGTGGATAGCGCTGTCGCGCTCGCGATTTGCGTGCAAGAGCTTGGCGCATCGGCGCTCGGCGTCACCGGTGTATCGCCTTCGATGGCCCGCGGCGAACTCGAGGCGGCGGTTGCGGTCGGGCGCGCGATCGGTGCTCGCCATGAAATACTTGAGACGCGCGAGTTCGACGAAGTGAAATATCGCGCGAACGAACGCGACCGATGCTATCATTGCAAGCACGAATTGTTCTCACGATTGCGCGCGCTCGCAGACGAGCGCGGAATCGCGCACGTCGTCGACGGTTTCAACGCGGACGACGGCATCGCGGCGCTGGACGTGCGGCCGGGTCGCGGGGCCGCGCGCGCGCTCGGCGTTCGCAGCCCGCTCGCCGAGACCGGCTTCAGCAAATCCGACGTCCGCGCGCTTGCGAAAAAACTCGGCCTGTCGGTATGGGAAAAACCGGCGACGCCGTGCCTCTCATCGCGAGTTCCGTACGGCACGCGGATCGAGGAGACGGACTTGCGCCGGATCGACCTGGCGGAAAGCTATCTGCGCGCATCGGGTTTCCCGGTCGTGCGCGTAAGGCACTACGGAACGCTGGCGCGCGTGGAGGTCCCGGTCGCGGATGTCAATCGGCTCAGCGAGATGCGTTCGCGCGTCGAACGCGCCTTCGCGGACGTCGGGTATATGCAGCTAGAGATCGATGCTCGCGGCTATCGCACCGGCTCGCTCAACGAATAA
- a CDS encoding aldehyde dehydrogenase family protein — MTATTATKAPKITYSAISADMGEIHKSFDAAISALRGKLGAEHHLYIDGAWVKGGGETLHSLSPIDRGWKIGSFTGATPAQVDDAVEAAKNAKAAWAGMPWKERVAIMRRAAEKIREMRFEIAAVMTVEIGKNRMESLGDAEESADLIDYYADQVEHADGFVRPLGKLAPNEQTQDVLRPFGVFAVISPFNFPMALATGMSSAALVAGNTVVFKPAGLALLTGEMLARAYEGAGMPAGVFNLLYGSGSSVGEQLVRHRGIDGIAFTGSQEVGMRLMREFGAGGPFAKPVLGELGGKNAAIVAASADLDMAAEGVMRSAFGLQGQKCSACSRVYVHESVAEKFLALLKEKTQKLAIGDPTDKDIYMGPVISESAVRTFEESVKSAKSGGEILTGGARMQSGKLAAGLYVEPTVAKLPLDHELFSRELFLPFLAVGVVRSFDQALDESNKVDLGLTGGLFSADETEIARFFDEMEAGVLYVNRRTGATTGAWPGVQSFTGWKGSGITGKGGCGPYYVSQFLREQSRTRMT, encoded by the coding sequence ATGACCGCAACCACCGCGACCAAGGCACCGAAGATCACCTATTCCGCCATCAGCGCCGACATGGGTGAGATCCACAAGTCGTTCGACGCTGCCATCTCCGCCCTGCGCGGCAAACTTGGTGCCGAGCATCACCTGTACATCGACGGCGCGTGGGTGAAGGGCGGCGGCGAGACGCTGCACTCGCTTTCGCCGATCGATCGCGGTTGGAAGATCGGTTCGTTCACGGGCGCGACGCCGGCCCAAGTCGACGACGCGGTCGAGGCCGCCAAGAACGCGAAAGCCGCATGGGCCGGCATGCCGTGGAAAGAGCGCGTCGCCATCATGCGCCGCGCCGCCGAGAAGATCCGCGAGATGCGCTTCGAGATCGCCGCGGTCATGACGGTCGAGATCGGCAAGAACCGCATGGAGTCGCTGGGCGACGCGGAAGAGTCGGCCGATCTCATCGATTACTACGCCGATCAAGTGGAACACGCGGATGGATTCGTACGTCCGCTCGGAAAGCTCGCGCCGAACGAGCAGACGCAAGATGTGCTTCGGCCGTTCGGCGTTTTTGCCGTCATCTCGCCGTTCAATTTTCCGATGGCGCTTGCCACAGGCATGTCGAGCGCGGCGCTCGTGGCCGGAAACACGGTCGTCTTCAAGCCCGCCGGCCTCGCGCTGTTGACCGGGGAGATGCTCGCGCGCGCTTACGAGGGCGCGGGCATGCCGGCGGGTGTCTTCAATCTGCTCTACGGCTCCGGATCGTCCGTCGGCGAACAGTTGGTGCGGCATCGCGGAATCGACGGTATCGCGTTCACCGGTTCGCAAGAAGTGGGCATGCGCCTCATGCGCGAGTTCGGTGCGGGTGGGCCGTTCGCAAAACCGGTTCTCGGAGAACTCGGCGGGAAGAACGCGGCGATCGTCGCGGCGAGCGCCGATCTGGATATGGCAGCCGAAGGCGTCATGCGCTCTGCGTTCGGGCTTCAAGGACAGAAATGCAGCGCATGCTCGCGCGTCTACGTCCATGAGAGCGTCGCGGAGAAATTTCTCGCACTGCTCAAAGAAAAGACGCAGAAACTCGCGATCGGCGATCCGACGGACAAGGATATCTACATGGGCCCGGTGATCAGCGAGTCCGCCGTGCGCACCTTCGAGGAGAGCGTCAAGTCGGCCAAGTCCGGCGGCGAGATCCTCACGGGCGGCGCGCGCATGCAAAGCGGAAAACTCGCCGCCGGTCTTTACGTAGAACCCACCGTCGCCAAGCTGCCGCTGGATCACGAGCTGTTCTCACGCGAACTGTTTCTGCCGTTCCTTGCAGTCGGCGTGGTCCGATCGTTCGATCAGGCGTTGGACGAATCGAACAAAGTCGATCTTGGCCTGACCGGCGGCCTTTTCTCCGCCGACGAGACGGAGATCGCGCGTTTCTTCGACGAGATGGAAGCGGGCGTGCTCTACGTCAACCGTCGCACGGGCGCGACCACCGGCGCCTGGCCGGGAGTGCAATCGTTCACCGGCTGGAAGGGCTCCGGCATCACTGGCAAGGGCGGATGCGGCCCGTATTACGTCTCGCAGTTCCTGCGCGAACAATCCCGGACGCGGATGACCTAA
- a CDS encoding CoA-transferase, translating into MTAAGIGSSGSAGARAPASSAKLMSMRDAVSRFVHDGDTVVIEGFTHLICFAAAHEIIRQRRRDLTLCRLTPDLIYDQMIAAGCAKKLIFSWAGNPGVGSLFALRRAVEKGIPHKLEIEEYSHYGLMARFAAGAAKLPFWPMRNYRGSDLPDVNPLIRTVTCPYTSEELATVPAINPDVAIIHAQRADVGGDAQIWGLYGVQKEAAFAADRVILVVEEIVSEAIIRADPNRTLIPGLIVDAVVHEPWGAHPSYAQGYYDRDNEFYVAWENISKDEASLAAWLDEFVYGVADRNEYLLKLGPTLRERLNAEDQVCEGVNYGF; encoded by the coding sequence GTGACCGCTGCGGGCATCGGCTCGAGCGGATCCGCCGGTGCGCGCGCACCGGCCTCGTCTGCGAAACTGATGTCCATGCGCGACGCCGTCTCGCGTTTCGTCCACGACGGTGACACCGTCGTCATCGAGGGCTTCACCCACCTCATCTGCTTCGCGGCGGCGCACGAGATCATCCGCCAGCGCCGGCGCGACCTCACGCTCTGCCGGCTGACGCCCGATCTCATCTACGATCAGATGATCGCGGCCGGCTGCGCCAAGAAATTGATCTTCTCGTGGGCCGGCAACCCGGGCGTCGGATCGCTCTTCGCGCTGCGCCGCGCGGTCGAGAAGGGCATCCCGCACAAGCTCGAGATCGAAGAGTATTCGCACTACGGCCTGATGGCGCGCTTTGCCGCCGGCGCGGCGAAACTACCGTTCTGGCCGATGCGCAACTACCGCGGCAGCGATCTCCCCGACGTCAACCCGCTGATCAGAACCGTCACCTGTCCATACACGTCCGAAGAGCTCGCGACGGTGCCGGCTATCAATCCCGACGTCGCGATCATCCATGCGCAGCGCGCCGACGTAGGCGGCGACGCGCAGATCTGGGGCCTGTACGGCGTGCAGAAAGAGGCGGCCTTCGCGGCCGATCGCGTCATCCTCGTCGTGGAGGAGATCGTCAGCGAAGCGATCATCCGCGCGGATCCCAACCGCACGCTCATCCCCGGATTGATCGTCGACGCGGTCGTGCACGAGCCATGGGGCGCGCACCCGTCGTACGCGCAAGGCTACTACGATCGCGACAACGAGTTCTACGTCGCATGGGAGAACATCTCAAAAGATGAGGCGAGCCTCGCGGCATGGCTCGACGAGTTCGTCTACGGCGTTGCCGATCGGAACGAATATCTGTTGAAGCTCGGCCCGACGCTGCGCGAGCGCCTCAACGCTGAAGATCAGGTCTGCGAAGGGGTCAACTACGGCTTCTGA
- a CDS encoding aspartate aminotransferase family protein, giving the protein MRGHVFYRKLNVELPTIVRGKGVYLYDADGKRYLDGSGGAMVACIGHGVDEIADAIAEQARTIAYVNGTAFTNRPVEELADMLAEHAPPGVDLSYFLSSGSEAVEAALKLSRQYHVERGETQRRIIIARSPGYHGNTLLALSASARASYRKMYAPWLLDVVMIDAPYPYRAGELGVDAPAMTGEALAEAIARVGAGNIAAFIAEPIGGSSTGASVPPDGYYARIRELCDEHGILFIADEVLCGAGRTGKYFGLEHYTSRSGGPVVPDIITMGKGLNAGYAPLSALLVKRTIFETIKNGSGGFQHAQTYSHNPLAAAAALAVAKYVRKHDLVARAASLEPELQRRLRTLLTVGDGAHIVGDVRGIGALAGVEIVADHSTKTPFPRGAKAVETLVKECLKAGLCVWPNVGQADGTNGDLIMIAPPFNISFAELDELTESLRAALAATASALHATHPPLAAATRTS; this is encoded by the coding sequence ATGCGCGGACATGTCTTCTATCGCAAACTCAACGTCGAGCTTCCGACGATCGTGCGCGGCAAGGGCGTCTATCTCTACGATGCCGACGGCAAACGCTATCTCGACGGCTCCGGCGGCGCGATGGTCGCCTGCATCGGCCACGGCGTCGATGAAATCGCCGATGCCATCGCCGAGCAAGCGCGCACGATCGCATACGTCAACGGAACGGCATTCACCAATCGTCCGGTGGAAGAACTGGCCGACATGCTCGCCGAGCACGCGCCGCCCGGTGTCGATCTCTCGTATTTCCTGAGCAGCGGTTCCGAAGCCGTGGAAGCGGCGCTCAAACTCAGCCGCCAGTATCACGTCGAACGCGGCGAAACGCAGCGGCGCATCATCATCGCGCGTTCGCCAGGCTATCACGGCAACACGCTGCTTGCGCTCTCGGCATCCGCGCGCGCAAGTTATCGGAAGATGTACGCGCCCTGGCTGCTCGACGTCGTCATGATCGATGCGCCATATCCGTACCGTGCCGGAGAGCTCGGCGTGGACGCGCCTGCCATGACCGGCGAAGCGCTCGCCGAGGCGATAGCGCGCGTCGGCGCGGGCAACATCGCCGCTTTCATCGCCGAGCCGATCGGCGGATCGTCGACCGGAGCGTCGGTGCCTCCCGACGGCTACTATGCGCGCATCCGCGAGCTGTGCGACGAGCACGGCATTCTCTTCATCGCCGATGAAGTGCTGTGCGGCGCCGGCCGGACGGGGAAATATTTCGGACTCGAGCATTATACATCGCGCAGCGGCGGGCCGGTCGTGCCCGACATCATCACGATGGGCAAAGGATTGAATGCCGGCTATGCGCCGCTTTCGGCGCTGCTCGTCAAACGCACGATCTTCGAGACGATCAAGAACGGCAGCGGCGGATTTCAGCACGCGCAGACGTATTCACACAATCCGCTCGCCGCGGCCGCAGCGCTTGCCGTTGCGAAGTACGTGCGCAAGCACGACCTTGTCGCGCGGGCCGCGAGCCTGGAGCCGGAACTTCAGCGCCGCCTGCGCACGCTTTTGACGGTCGGCGACGGCGCGCATATCGTCGGCGACGTCCGCGGCATCGGCGCGCTCGCCGGCGTGGAGATCGTGGCGGATCATTCGACGAAGACTCCGTTCCCGCGCGGCGCCAAGGCCGTCGAAACGCTCGTCAAGGAGTGCCTGAAAGCCGGACTCTGCGTCTGGCCCAACGTGGGTCAAGCCGACGGAACGAACGGCGACCTCATCATGATCGCGCCGCCCTTCAATATCTCGTTCGCCGAATTGGATGAGCTCACCGAAAGCTTGCGCGCAGCCCTCGCGGCGACGGCAAGCGCTTTACACGCGACGCATCCACCACTTGCTGCCGCCACGAGGACATCATGA
- a CDS encoding acetyl ornithine aminotransferase family protein, whose product MAKNYPFIGVVPPGPNALKIIAQDERYASTSYIKEYPLVAARGQGAMVEDVDGNRYLDMMAGIAVSSTGYAHPAVVAAATDQLNKFSHMCATDFYYPVFAQLCERLAKLAPGPEPKRVFLTNSGTEAVEGAIKLARSHTKRQYIISFHGSFHGRSMGAISLGSSKVKYRRHFGPLLPGVHHLPYDNPYHPTDWREAAENLFRERVGEDEIAAVVMEPILGEGGYVIPSRAFLDYWRDFCDEHGAVLIFDEVQSGVGRTGSMFASQALGVTPDVTLLAKGLGSGLPIGAIIAKESVMSWGHGSHGSTFGGNPVGCAAALATLDLVEGGLMANAAAMGSLLLAGFNELKKKHDLIGDVRGVGLMIGVEFVRDRSTKEPIVHLVHEIELAAFKKGLLLLGCGRSTIRIAPPLVIDAEDVRIALRIFDEVLTELRVPA is encoded by the coding sequence ATGGCGAAGAATTATCCTTTCATCGGGGTCGTGCCGCCGGGGCCGAACGCGCTCAAGATCATCGCGCAAGATGAGCGGTACGCATCGACTTCCTACATCAAAGAGTACCCCCTCGTCGCGGCGCGCGGCCAGGGCGCCATGGTCGAAGACGTAGACGGCAACCGCTACCTCGATATGATGGCCGGCATCGCCGTTTCTTCCACGGGCTACGCCCATCCGGCGGTGGTCGCGGCAGCGACCGACCAACTCAACAAGTTCTCGCACATGTGCGCGACGGATTTCTATTATCCGGTCTTCGCGCAGCTCTGCGAACGGCTCGCGAAGCTCGCGCCGGGCCCGGAACCGAAGCGCGTGTTCCTCACCAACTCCGGCACGGAAGCTGTCGAAGGCGCGATCAAACTCGCGCGCAGCCACACGAAGCGACAGTACATCATCTCGTTCCACGGCTCGTTCCACGGCCGCAGCATGGGAGCGATCTCGCTCGGCTCGTCCAAGGTGAAGTACCGCCGGCATTTCGGTCCGCTGCTTCCGGGAGTCCACCATCTGCCGTACGACAACCCGTATCACCCCACCGATTGGCGCGAAGCTGCGGAGAATCTCTTCCGCGAGCGCGTCGGCGAAGACGAGATCGCGGCGGTGGTCATGGAGCCGATCCTCGGCGAGGGCGGCTACGTGATCCCGTCGCGAGCGTTCTTGGACTATTGGCGCGATTTCTGCGACGAGCACGGCGCCGTGCTGATCTTCGACGAAGTGCAATCCGGCGTCGGCCGCACAGGCTCGATGTTCGCGTCGCAGGCGCTCGGCGTCACGCCTGACGTCACGCTGCTCGCAAAAGGCTTGGGCTCCGGCTTGCCGATCGGCGCCATCATCGCGAAGGAATCCGTCATGTCGTGGGGTCACGGAAGCCACGGCAGCACGTTCGGCGGCAATCCGGTCGGCTGCGCTGCTGCGCTTGCCACGCTCGACCTCGTCGAAGGCGGCCTCATGGCGAACGCGGCTGCGATGGGATCGCTGCTGCTCGCGGGCTTCAACGAACTGAAGAAAAAGCACGACCTCATCGGCGACGTGCGCGGCGTCGGTTTGATGATCGGCGTCGAATTCGTCCGCGATCGAAGCACGAAAGAACCGATCGTGCATCTCGTCCACGAGATCGAGCTGGCGGCGTTCAAGAAGGGCCTCTTGCTGCTCGGCTGCGGCCGGAGCACGATCCGCATCGCGCCGCCGCTCGTGATCGACGCGGAAGACGTGCGCATCGCGCTCCGCATTTTCGACGAGGTGCTGACGGAGTTGCGGGTTCCGGCGTGA